The DNA window ATCCTGGACAAGAACGCGCGCATTGGGGCGGGGGTGAGCCTGAGCCCGGCGGGCAAGCCGGCCAACCTGGACGGGCCGGAGGGCCGCTGGTACATCCGCGACGGGGTGGTCGTGGTGCCCAAAGGCGCCATCATCCCCGACGGCACCACCATCTAGCGGTGCCAGGAGACAAAAGGTCGCTTTACAGAGCGCGGCTGACGAACCCCGGCCGCGCCCTGTTGCTTTAGCGGCTAGCGCCCTCGCAGGTTGCCGGCTGCAGCCGGCTCCGCCTCCTAACCGTAGGCCGGGGGCAAAGGATCGGAAGGCGGCGACGATAAAAGCCAGTTCTCAGCTGCATTCCGCTTTCCGCGGTCAAAAAAGCGGACCTCGGCGCCGGGAAACAGACCGTGAAAAGTTGCCTGCAACGCGCTGCCCGGGTCAGCCTCGGCCACTACCGCAACCCGTTTGGGCAACGGGCGGGCCGGCAACGCGGTTTCGGGCGCCTGCCACGCCGCGTCCGTCGATGCGCCTTCGAAGTCACGCGCGGCTTCGACCAGCACGCGCCGGCAGGTATCCAAACGCA is part of the Verrucomicrobiota bacterium genome and encodes:
- the glgC gene encoding glucose-1-phosphate adenylyltransferase (catalyzes the formation of ADP-glucose and diphosphate from ATP and alpha-D-glucose 1-phosphate), coding for ILDKNARIGAGVSLSPAGKPANLDGPEGRWYIRDGVVVVPKGAIIPDGTTI
- a CDS encoding STAS/SEC14 domain-containing protein; translation: MLTLHLDVSGIAVVRVSESLSAEDYERVALRLDTCRRVLVEAARDFEGASTDAAWQAPETALPARPLPKRVAVVAEADPGSALQATFHGLFPGAEVRFFDRGKRNAAENWLLSSPPSDPLPPAYG